In bacterium, one genomic interval encodes:
- a CDS encoding efflux RND transporter periplasmic adaptor subunit, whose translation MEKKRIGMSEPKNKKEQNMKKWIILAVILIGIVGVVFFLSKGKNEEKIEVVKGEVTRGELSLKVSARGKIEARDRFELKAKIPGVIMFILEEGSLVKKDESVAEINDKELLARKNQEETNLINYKNNLAKLKRRLDIRELENRVKETEVLFGEAARQIEANNKLFESKAISLDELKRTKADYDKIGLQLEIVRTQLEEKLIARQEEITSTLSSIKAIGVNLTSIEQQILWSKITSPISGVVTQKEIKEGSWVSQGQLLSVVVSDKEFVAKVNLDEVDIGKISVGMAASVIPDAFLGRAVAGRIKKIAPSPRLKEKINTFEVTIELNPTDIDIRSEMLCDVVIISGIKKAVTKIPQEAVVNIEGNDHVFVIKDNIASKRKINLGFRNPNEVEVLSGLKQGEEIVLSPPLELKDKAKVAIKESEE comes from the coding sequence GTGGAGAAAAAAAGGATAGGGATGAGTGAACCGAAAAACAAAAAGGAGCAGAATATGAAAAAATGGATAATATTAGCTGTGATTTTGATAGGAATAGTTGGAGTAGTTTTCTTCCTGTCCAAGGGGAAAAATGAGGAAAAAATTGAGGTGGTCAAGGGTGAGGTAACAAGGGGAGAGCTTAGCCTTAAGGTCTCTGCCAGGGGAAAGATTGAGGCAAGGGATAGGTTTGAGCTCAAGGCAAAGATTCCCGGGGTAATAATGTTTATTCTTGAGGAGGGAAGCCTTGTGAAAAAGGATGAGTCTGTTGCCGAAATAAATGACAAGGAGCTTTTGGCAAGAAAAAACCAAGAAGAGACAAATTTAATCAATTACAAGAATAATCTTGCCAAGCTTAAAAGAAGGCTTGACATTAGGGAGTTAGAGAACAGGGTAAAGGAGACAGAAGTCCTTTTTGGTGAGGCAGCAAGACAAATTGAGGCAAATAACAAGCTATTTGAAAGCAAGGCTATCTCTCTGGACGAATTAAAAAGAACAAAGGCAGATTATGACAAAATAGGGCTACAGCTTGAGATTGTTAGAACACAGCTTGAAGAGAAGCTTATTGCCCGTCAGGAAGAGATTACATCTACTCTTTCCTCTATCAAAGCCATAGGGGTAAACCTGACATCAATAGAGCAGCAGATCCTTTGGTCCAAAATTACCTCACCCATCTCAGGCGTTGTAACACAAAAAGAGATAAAAGAAGGCAGTTGGGTAAGCCAGGGACAGTTGCTTTCAGTGGTTGTGTCAGACAAAGAGTTTGTGGCAAAAGTAAACTTAGATGAGGTTGATATTGGCAAAATATCTGTAGGTATGGCTGCTTCTGTGATTCCTGATGCATTTTTGGGAAGAGCGGTTGCCGGAAGGATAAAAAAGATAGCACCCTCTCCAAGGCTTAAGGAAAAGATAAATACCTTTGAGGTGACCATTGAACTTAATCCCACAGACATTGACATCAGAAGCGAGATGCTTTGCGATGTGGTTATTATATCAGGCATAAAGAAAGCCGTTACAAAGATTCCTCAGGAAGCAGTCGTTAATATTGAAGGGAATGACCATGTCTTTGTTATCAAGGATAATATTGCAAGCAAAAGAAAGATAAACTTAGGGTTTAGAAACCCAAATGAGGTTGAGGTATTATCCGGCTTAAAACAAGGCGAAGAGATTGTCTTGAGCCCTCCTTTAGAGTTAAAGGACAAGGCAAAGGTGGCAATCAAAGAGAGTGAGGAATGA